The Aureimonas populi genome includes the window TGGGAAGCGCGCTGGCGGGCGCCGCGATCCTCGTTGCGGCCGACTGGCTGGCGCGCTCGGTCGCCTTTCCCTTCCAGCTCCCCACCGGGCTCGTCGCCTCGCTGGTCGGCGCACCCATCCTCCTCTGGCTCCTGCAAAGGCGAACGGCATGAGTGCCTGCGCGCAAGGCTTCGCGCTTCAGAATGTCGGCTACGAGATCGCCGGCACCCCCATCCTGCATCCTCTTTCCGTCGAGCTGGCGGGCGGCGAGGTGATCGGGCTGGTGGGCCAGAACGGCTCGGGCAAGTCCACGCTGGTCAAGCTTCTGGCGCGCCAGCTCACGCCCACGGGCGGCGAGCTGCGCTATCAGGGCAAGCCGCTGGAACGCTGGGCCTCGCGCGATCTGGCGCGCCGCATCGCCTATCTGCCGCAACACCCGGCCACCGGCACCGGGCTCTCGGCGCGCGAGGTGGTGGCGTTCGGCCGCTACCCCTGGCACGGCCCGTTCGGCCGCTTCGGCACCGAGGACGGGGAGCGCGTGCGCGCGGCGATGGAGAGGACCGGCACGAGCGCGCTGGCCGAGCGCGACCTCGACACGCTTTCGGGCGGCGAGCGCCAGCGCGTCTGGCTGGCCATGCTCGTGGCGCAGGATG containing:
- a CDS encoding ABC transporter ATP-binding protein; protein product: MSACAQGFALQNVGYEIAGTPILHPLSVELAGGEVIGLVGQNGSGKSTLVKLLARQLTPTGGELRYQGKPLERWASRDLARRIAYLPQHPATGTGLSAREVVAFGRYPWHGPFGRFGTEDGERVRAAMERTGTSALAERDLDTLSGGERQRVWLAMLVAQDAQCLLLDEPTSALDIAHQIEVLTLVRSLSREGGRCVVIVLHDVNMAARFCDRIVALRGGRLAVDESVGRFMTPQSLRAVYGLDMRILAHPPHDVGVAVPT